A window from Gossypium raimondii isolate GPD5lz chromosome 7, ASM2569854v1, whole genome shotgun sequence encodes these proteins:
- the LOC105762407 gene encoding uncharacterized protein LOC105762407: protein MSFGALGRMLAKCTQLLGGESWVADEIVYTLGRLQHRGWLKCNIDASHSVVDESIGFAAVVRDLYGHVIRGFIGWMEGLVKPLLAEAIAIWESLSWLKTLYMDRVVVESDCLRIIEALPISHNIDSEFGRILHGCSQLRSSFGFLSFCWTYRDANKVTHTLARVALLHAKHPINVQSIISSDFTSLVHHETEGLRTGYMG, encoded by the coding sequence ATGAGTTTTGGCGCGCTTGGGAGGATGCTGGCCAAGTGTACGCAGTTGCTGGGAGGCGAGAGTTGGGTGGCCGACGAGATAGTGTATACTCTTGGGCGGCTCCAACATCGGGGGTGGTTGAAATGCAATATAGATGCCTCTCACTCTGTTGTGGATGAATCGATTGGTTTTGCGGCGGTTGTTCGAGATTTGTATGGGCATGTGATTCGAGGCTTCATTGGGTGGATGGAAGGTTTGGTTAAGCCTTTGCTGGCCGAGGCAATAGCTATTTGGGAGTCCCTCTCTTGGCTTAAGACATTATACATGGATAGGGTAGTTGTTGAATCAGATTGTTTGAGGATTATTGAAGCACTACCCATCTCTCACAATATTGACAGTGAGTTTGGTAGGATACTGCACGGTTGCTCACAGTTACGATCATCATTTGGATTTTTGTCCTTTTGTTGGACTTATCGAGATGCCAATAAGGTGACTCACACTTTAGCTAGAGTGGCCCTTTTACATGCAAAACATCCAATTAATGTTCAGTCTATCATATCTTCTGATTTTACTTCACTTGTGCATCATGAAACTGAGGGACTTAGGACAGGGTATATGGGATAA
- the LOC105794408 gene encoding uncharacterized protein LOC105794408 produces the protein MDDSGLECGFLSGPNGGLFDLESPIQREQRPQNHMVMMTDLGNEHRSTGLTEAKGSSQKGFPMNFGKGKGISPVIAITDGSMSDEDEPSYNEDGNREKCKGKNGWPWKRMKWKDNVVRLLIAVVSCVGDEEGVEGLKRKSRILQKKEKWKTVSKIMISKGCHVSPQQCEDKFNDLNKRYKKLNDILGRGTSCRVVENHSLMDSMPHLSQKAKDDVKKILNSKHLFYQEMCAYHNGQSIPNCQDLDLQGCIPSERCLDNNGSDEEEADSEDDDDNDVDDDDDDYAVCEEERMGEVKERKKASAECGGQDGFKFQEGTRSSMVGKDRIKRQMVQLQEERVKLQTEAFELEKQRFKWVQYCSKKDRELERLRLEKERRRMENEQSILQLRRKVVEVGSLGIDRQSQIDMCSH, from the coding sequence ATGGATGATTCGGGTTTGGAATGCGGATTTTTATCAGGTCCGAATGGAGGGTTGTTTGATCTTGAGTCACCCATTCAGAGAGAGCAGCGGCCACAGAATCATATGGTCATGATGACTGACCTCGGAAACGAGCACCGCTCCACTGGATTAACGGAAGCAAAAGGCTCAAGCCAGAAAGGTTTTCCGATGAATTTTGGTAAAGGGAAGGGAATTAGTCCGGTGATAGCTATAACTGATGGAAGCATGAGTGACGAAGATGAACCAAGTTACAACGAAGATGGAAATCGTGAGAAGTGCAAAGGCAAGAATGGATGGCCATGGAAGAGAATGAAATGGAAGGACAATGTGGTTAGGCTTCTAATAGCTGTGGTTTCTTGTGTGGGAGATGAAGAAGGTGTGGAGGGGCTTAAGCGAAAATCCAGGATTCTGCAAAAGAAGGAAAAGTGGAAAACGGTATCCAAGATTATGATTAGTAAAGGTTGTCATGTTTCACCTCAACAGTGTGAGGATAAATTCAATGACTTGAACAAGAGATATaagaaattgaatgatattctTGGGAGAGGAACTAGTTGTAGAGtggtggagaaccattctctaatGGACTCTATGCCTCACCTCTCCCAAAAGGCGAAGGATGAtgtaaagaaaatattgaactctaaacatttattttacCAGGAAATGTGTGCTTACCATAATGGACAGAGTATACCCAATTGTCAGGATCTTGATCTGCAGGGATGTATACCTTCTGAGAGATGCTTAGACAATAACGGGTCCGATGAGGAAGAAGCTGACAGTgaggatgatgatgataatgatgtcGACGACGATGACGACGATTATGCTGTTTGTGAGGAGGAAAGGATGGGTGAGGTGAAGGAGAGGAAGAAAGCAAGTGCAGAGTGTGGTGGGCAGGATGGTTTCAAGTTTCAAGAGGGAACAAGGTCATCAATGGTGGGAAAGGATCGGATAAAGAGACAGATggtgcaacttcaggaggaaaGAGTGAAGTTGCAGACAGAAGCTTTTGAGCTGGAAAAACAACGGTTTAAGTGGGTGCAGTACTGCAGCAAGAAAGACAGAGAACTGGAAAGGTTAAGGTTGGAGAAGGAAAGGAGGAGGATGGAGAATGAGCAGAGTATATTGCAACTGAGGCGAAAAGTAGTGGAAGTAGGTTCACTTGGCATTGATAGACAGAGTCAGATTGATATGTGCAGCCATTAA